The Urbifossiella limnaea genome has a window encoding:
- a CDS encoding methionine adenosyltransferase: MSADRYLFTSESVSMGHPDKVSDQISDAVLDFCLKSDPMSRVACETLVTTDLAVVAGEITTKANLTRQAVDALVREVITEIGYVAKDQAERDEIGFTADNCQVDCRVHAQSPHISQGVDTGGAGDQGMMFGFACDETATLMPLPIDLSHKLVAHHAELRKSGKLKWLRPDAKSQVTVEYNADGTPARIHTVVLSTQHTREVMTTKDGGDYFTDDARQQVIDQIVKPVLMADRADLVKGKLVMVVPGAKGLKLGADDIAVHVNPTGCFLCGGPHGDSGLTGRKIIVDTYGGRGRHGGGAFSGKDPTKVDRSAAYICRYIAKNIVAAKLARECEVQLSYAIGYPDPLNIWVNTRGTGKVAEAKLVDLIRQHFELTPKGIIGTLDLRRPIYRETARHGHFGRELPQFTWEKTDKADALRKAAGV, translated from the coding sequence GTGTCCGCCGACCGCTACCTGTTCACCAGCGAATCCGTCTCGATGGGGCACCCGGATAAGGTGTCCGACCAGATTTCCGACGCGGTTCTCGACTTCTGCCTGAAGTCCGACCCGATGAGCCGCGTCGCCTGCGAGACGCTTGTCACCACCGACCTGGCCGTCGTCGCCGGCGAGATCACGACGAAGGCGAACCTCACCCGCCAGGCCGTGGACGCCCTCGTCCGCGAGGTCATCACCGAGATCGGCTACGTCGCCAAGGACCAGGCCGAGCGCGACGAGATCGGCTTCACCGCCGACAACTGCCAGGTGGACTGCCGCGTCCACGCCCAGAGCCCGCACATCAGCCAGGGCGTGGACACCGGCGGTGCCGGCGACCAGGGGATGATGTTCGGCTTCGCCTGCGACGAAACCGCCACCCTGATGCCGCTGCCGATCGACCTGTCGCACAAGCTGGTGGCGCACCACGCCGAGCTGCGCAAGAGCGGCAAGCTGAAGTGGCTGCGGCCCGACGCCAAGAGCCAGGTCACGGTCGAGTACAATGCCGACGGCACCCCGGCCCGCATCCACACCGTCGTGCTCAGCACCCAGCACACCCGCGAGGTGATGACCACCAAGGACGGCGGCGACTACTTCACCGACGACGCCCGCCAGCAGGTCATCGACCAGATCGTCAAGCCGGTGCTGATGGCCGACCGCGCCGACCTGGTGAAGGGGAAGCTGGTGATGGTGGTGCCCGGCGCCAAGGGGCTGAAGCTCGGCGCCGACGACATCGCCGTCCACGTGAACCCGACGGGCTGCTTCCTGTGCGGGGGCCCGCACGGCGACAGCGGGCTGACCGGCCGCAAGATCATCGTGGACACGTACGGCGGCCGCGGCCGGCACGGCGGCGGGGCGTTCAGCGGCAAGGACCCGACGAAGGTGGACCGCAGCGCCGCGTACATCTGCCGGTACATCGCCAAGAACATCGTGGCGGCGAAGCTGGCGCGGGAGTGCGAGGTGCAGCTGAGCTACGCCATCGGCTACCCCGACCCGCTGAACATCTGGGTGAACACGCGGGGCACGGGGAAGGTGGCGGAGGCGAAGCTGGTGGACCTGATCCGCCAGCACTTCGAGCTGACGCCGAAGGGGATCATCGGCACGCTGGACCTGCGCCGGCCGATCTACCGCGAGACGGCGCGGCACGGGCACTTCGGCCGCGAGTTGCCGCAGTTCACGTGGGAGAAGACCGACAAGGCCGACGCCCTCCGCAAGGCCGCGGGGGTGTAG
- a CDS encoding DUF4139 domain-containing protein: protein MLRRKLLWSVPLAGAIGSGVVADRWLAAEALADGKQDLKPAVTLPISRVVMFNSGVSYLSRSGEVDGDARVDLTFQEADINDLIKSMVLEDFGGGRVAAVSYDSREPIARTLASFSINLNGETTFAGILHQARGERIEVTTTPTAQNQPGKLTGSIVGIEPQVVAGGPNQPAVPVAVLNMWCAEGMRAVKLTEVQQLRFLNPVIESEFRRALEVLALNHDAAKKAVSLHFAGDGKRRVQVGYVVEAPVWKTSYRLMLDAEGKGAKPYLQGWAVVENPTDEDWSGVRMALISGRPISFKMDLYNPLYVPRPTVEPELFASLRPPTYDGGFGKARDVNGVALNLADADRAEAGAAAPGRAGAAKGAGRPGGGPAGFGAAPQPKMDAAFRQSVRANDGQAGEARQLERDLVSQLGRTAVGSAATAGKLGDFFQYAIDHPVSLARQKSALLPIVGKEVEGTRVSIYNPAVQPKHPLLGLRFKNTSGVHLSQGPITVFEGSTYAGDTRILDVQPGEERLVSYAIDLGTEVDPQNGPGTSRITNVRAVKGIVTTTTKIREEKKYRIANRSQTDRTLVIEHPNRTNQQVKLVETAAPVEDTKEVYRFQVAVKAGEEKTFPVTEERDVSTQVALSNNPDQQIRFFLSLNEATPALKQKLAEAMKLKAAWDGQLRDLTQVKADLARVGTDQDRIRKNLAATPREAEVYQTYLTRLATQEREIDGLTAREKTLMASEFQSRKTFEDFLANLTD, encoded by the coding sequence ATGTTGCGACGGAAGCTGCTGTGGAGCGTGCCGCTGGCCGGGGCCATCGGCTCCGGCGTCGTCGCCGACCGCTGGCTCGCCGCCGAGGCGCTCGCGGACGGGAAGCAAGACCTGAAGCCCGCCGTCACGCTGCCGATCAGCCGCGTCGTCATGTTCAACAGCGGCGTCAGCTACCTGAGCCGCAGCGGCGAGGTGGACGGCGACGCCCGCGTCGACCTGACGTTCCAGGAAGCGGACATCAACGACCTGATCAAGTCGATGGTCCTGGAAGACTTCGGCGGCGGCCGCGTCGCCGCGGTGAGCTACGACAGCCGCGAGCCGATCGCCCGCACGCTGGCCAGCTTCTCGATCAACCTGAACGGCGAGACCACGTTCGCCGGCATCCTGCACCAGGCCCGCGGCGAGCGGATCGAAGTCACGACCACGCCGACGGCCCAGAATCAGCCCGGCAAGTTGACCGGTTCCATCGTCGGCATCGAGCCGCAGGTGGTGGCCGGCGGGCCGAACCAGCCGGCGGTGCCGGTCGCGGTACTGAACATGTGGTGCGCCGAGGGGATGCGGGCGGTGAAGCTCACCGAGGTGCAGCAGCTGCGGTTCCTGAACCCGGTTATCGAGTCGGAGTTCCGCCGAGCGCTGGAGGTGCTGGCGCTGAACCACGACGCCGCGAAGAAGGCCGTGAGCCTGCACTTCGCCGGCGACGGCAAGCGGCGCGTGCAGGTCGGGTACGTGGTGGAAGCGCCGGTGTGGAAGACCAGCTACCGGCTCATGCTGGACGCGGAAGGGAAGGGGGCGAAGCCGTACCTGCAGGGCTGGGCGGTGGTGGAGAACCCGACGGACGAGGATTGGAGCGGCGTGCGGATGGCGCTCATCAGCGGCCGCCCGATCTCGTTCAAGATGGACCTGTACAACCCGCTGTACGTGCCGCGGCCGACGGTCGAGCCGGAGCTGTTCGCGTCGCTGCGGCCGCCGACCTACGACGGCGGGTTCGGCAAGGCGCGGGACGTGAACGGCGTCGCCCTCAACCTCGCGGACGCGGACCGGGCCGAGGCCGGTGCGGCGGCCCCCGGGCGGGCCGGGGCGGCGAAGGGCGCCGGGCGGCCCGGCGGCGGGCCGGCCGGGTTCGGCGCCGCGCCCCAACCGAAGATGGACGCCGCCTTCCGCCAGTCGGTGCGGGCCAACGACGGCCAGGCCGGAGAAGCCCGCCAGCTCGAGCGCGATCTCGTGAGCCAGCTCGGCCGCACCGCCGTCGGCAGCGCCGCCACCGCGGGCAAGCTCGGCGACTTCTTCCAGTACGCCATCGACCACCCCGTCTCGCTCGCGCGGCAGAAGAGCGCCCTGCTGCCAATCGTCGGCAAGGAAGTGGAAGGCACCCGCGTCAGCATCTACAACCCGGCTGTGCAGCCGAAGCACCCGCTCCTCGGGTTGCGGTTCAAGAACACCTCCGGCGTCCACCTGTCGCAAGGCCCGATCACCGTTTTCGAGGGGAGCACCTACGCTGGCGACACGCGCATCCTGGACGTGCAGCCGGGCGAGGAGCGGCTCGTGTCCTACGCCATCGACCTGGGCACCGAAGTCGACCCGCAGAACGGCCCCGGCACGAGCCGCATCACGAACGTGCGGGCGGTCAAGGGGATCGTCACCACCACGACGAAGATTCGGGAGGAGAAGAAGTACCGGATCGCCAACCGCAGCCAGACCGACCGCACGCTCGTCATCGAGCACCCGAACCGGACGAACCAGCAGGTGAAGCTGGTGGAGACGGCCGCGCCGGTGGAGGACACCAAGGAGGTGTACCGGTTCCAGGTGGCGGTGAAGGCCGGCGAGGAGAAGACGTTCCCGGTGACCGAGGAGCGCGACGTGTCCACGCAGGTGGCGCTGTCGAACAACCCGGACCAGCAGATACGCTTCTTCCTGAGCCTGAACGAGGCGACGCCGGCGCTGAAGCAGAAGCTGGCCGAGGCAATGAAGCTGAAGGCCGCGTGGGACGGCCAGCTGCGCGACCTGACGCAGGTGAAGGCCGACCTGGCGCGGGTGGGGACCGACCAGGACCGCATCCGCAAGAACCTGGCGGCGACGCCGCGGGAGGCGGAGGTGTACCAGACGTACCTGACGCGGCTGGCGACGCAGGAGCGCGAGATCGACGGCCTGACGGCCCGCGAGAAGACGCTGATGGCGAGCGAGTTCCAGTCGCGCAAGACGTTCGAGGACTTCCTGGCGAACCTGACGGATTGA
- a CDS encoding HIT family protein, whose translation MAAASDCPFCAKLAAPDGWPAADVVWRFPNSVAVLGPWQSYPGYCVLVSRDHASELSQLGPRRAAFLDEMATLAEAIESCFRPHKLNYELLGNQVPHLHWHLFPRTADDPDRLRAVWFALDAADRDPAAKARLEVGPVPRSEAVARLQNHLRARNTASA comes from the coding sequence ATGGCCGCCGCGTCCGACTGCCCGTTCTGCGCCAAGCTCGCCGCCCCCGACGGGTGGCCGGCCGCGGACGTGGTGTGGCGCTTCCCGAACTCCGTCGCCGTGCTCGGCCCGTGGCAGAGCTACCCCGGCTACTGCGTCCTCGTGAGCCGCGACCACGCTTCGGAACTCAGCCAGCTCGGCCCGCGCCGCGCCGCCTTCCTCGACGAGATGGCGACGCTCGCGGAGGCGATCGAGTCGTGCTTCCGCCCGCACAAGCTGAACTACGAGCTGCTCGGCAACCAGGTGCCGCACCTGCACTGGCACCTGTTCCCGCGCACCGCCGACGACCCCGACCGGCTGCGGGCCGTGTGGTTCGCGCTGGACGCCGCCGACCGCGACCCCGCGGCGAAGGCCCGGCTCGAAGTCGGCCCCGTCCCCCGTTCCGAGGCCGTCGCCCGGCTACAGAACCACCTCCGCGCCCGGAACACAGCGTCGGCATGA
- a CDS encoding sigma-70 family RNA polymerase sigma factor yields the protein MLPALARQFAADAAVPDAELLLRYARAADPAAFELLVWRHGAMVWAACRRVLGADTAAAEDASQAAFAALARHAGRVRAVGPWLHRVAVRAAIDLRAAGRGRRELPAALPDPHPGPERVAAGREDAAAIDAAVNALPEKLRTAFVLCELEGRSNADAAAALGCPVGTVESRLTRARQRLRARLAAGGVAPAVAVLPATVRAALLRPPSATVRALAARAAGGPGNLRLVVAAGLVLAASAVGFGLSASEPPPAPPPPAAPAPTVDPPAAAKVVARFGAPGMRHAGPVADVAFAPDGARLASVGPDAVRVWTADSGAAVFAVTHPGGTIQRVRYTADGKELRAVALNAPGKGGEVWHIHPATGAVTKKVPLPAAGGGPFDAQFSDDGKLLAVHTPGDRTVAVADAATGESRWAFELPRGDTPTAVAFSRDNQLLLVGTRGGAVTTLDAATGGSPKTIYGPITPVTAVAMSPSARTVVAAFGKTGVTAWDRATGDWKWGTGARGDGGLRFSRDGKLLFRAAVGVHASTIDPDDGRLPNTCGVLGTFFDGMVQGTCVALHTAPHYHGDDRVAFGTAGGAVVIYGVTENAGKPTTASPEPAGAPELLSFTPDGKTLRGWAGDWFAWDVASGKQSRLTSMGWKRVPLSPDGRVIAEQTESSWLRDRNDPHGGVRLVLSDAMMNRPTVFLAGVKYRVAWLDYTPDGHLLGAAPDGSLRVWDAATGDERLMLAGHAAPPTAQAVSRDAQVLVTAAADGVRVWSLTTGKKTAQFALDAPATHAAASADGSRVAVAGGGRVVLWDAAGRKELARVTGFGPVALSPDGSRLAAVSGAEVRVWSADGAARAVLRHAGPVTGLAFAPDGRTLAVATSDVPVTLWAVN from the coding sequence ATGCTCCCCGCGCTGGCCCGGCAGTTCGCCGCCGACGCCGCCGTCCCCGACGCCGAGTTGCTGCTCCGCTACGCCCGCGCCGCCGACCCGGCCGCGTTCGAGCTGCTGGTGTGGCGGCACGGCGCGATGGTGTGGGCCGCGTGCCGCCGCGTCCTCGGCGCCGACACGGCCGCGGCCGAGGACGCCTCGCAGGCCGCCTTCGCGGCGCTGGCGCGGCACGCCGGCCGCGTCCGCGCCGTCGGCCCGTGGCTGCACCGCGTCGCCGTCCGTGCCGCGATCGACCTCCGCGCCGCCGGTCGCGGCCGACGTGAACTCCCGGCCGCCCTCCCCGACCCGCACCCCGGCCCGGAGCGCGTCGCGGCCGGCCGGGAGGACGCCGCCGCCATCGACGCCGCGGTCAACGCCCTGCCGGAGAAGCTGCGCACGGCGTTCGTGCTCTGCGAGCTCGAAGGCCGGTCGAACGCCGACGCCGCGGCCGCGCTCGGCTGCCCGGTCGGCACCGTCGAGTCGCGGCTGACGCGCGCCCGCCAGCGGCTCCGCGCCCGCCTCGCGGCCGGCGGCGTGGCGCCGGCGGTCGCCGTGCTGCCGGCAACCGTCCGCGCCGCGCTGCTACGGCCGCCCTCGGCGACCGTGCGGGCGCTGGCGGCGCGGGCGGCCGGCGGGCCGGGGAACCTCCGGCTTGTGGTCGCGGCCGGGCTCGTGCTCGCGGCCAGTGCTGTCGGCTTCGGCCTGTCCGCGTCCGAGCCGCCGCCAGCGCCCCCGCCGCCCGCCGCTCCGGCGCCGACTGTCGATCCGCCGGCGGCGGCGAAGGTGGTGGCGCGGTTCGGCGCACCCGGGATGCGGCACGCCGGCCCCGTCGCCGACGTGGCCTTCGCCCCGGACGGCGCCCGCCTCGCGTCCGTCGGCCCCGACGCCGTCCGCGTGTGGACCGCCGACAGCGGCGCGGCCGTGTTCGCCGTGACGCACCCCGGCGGCACCATCCAGCGCGTCCGCTACACCGCCGACGGGAAGGAACTACGGGCCGTCGCCCTCAACGCCCCCGGCAAGGGCGGCGAGGTGTGGCACATCCACCCGGCCACCGGCGCGGTCACGAAGAAGGTGCCGCTCCCGGCCGCCGGCGGCGGCCCGTTCGACGCGCAGTTCAGCGACGACGGTAAGCTGCTCGCCGTCCACACGCCGGGCGACCGCACCGTCGCGGTCGCCGACGCCGCCACCGGCGAGTCGCGGTGGGCCTTCGAGCTGCCGCGCGGCGACACCCCCACGGCCGTTGCCTTCTCGCGCGACAACCAGCTCCTGCTCGTCGGCACACGCGGCGGCGCGGTGACGACGCTGGACGCCGCCACCGGCGGGAGCCCGAAGACCATCTACGGCCCGATCACCCCGGTGACCGCGGTCGCGATGTCGCCGTCCGCCCGCACCGTGGTCGCGGCGTTCGGCAAGACGGGCGTCACGGCCTGGGACCGCGCCACCGGCGACTGGAAGTGGGGCACCGGCGCCCGCGGCGACGGCGGCCTCCGCTTCTCCCGCGACGGCAAGCTCCTGTTCCGCGCCGCCGTCGGCGTCCACGCGTCCACCATCGACCCCGACGACGGCCGGCTGCCGAACACGTGCGGCGTGCTCGGCACGTTCTTCGACGGCATGGTGCAGGGGACGTGCGTCGCGCTCCACACCGCCCCGCACTACCACGGCGACGACCGCGTGGCGTTCGGCACCGCCGGCGGCGCGGTCGTGATCTACGGCGTGACGGAGAACGCGGGGAAGCCGACGACGGCGTCGCCGGAGCCCGCGGGGGCGCCGGAACTGCTGTCGTTCACGCCGGACGGCAAGACGCTCCGCGGCTGGGCCGGCGACTGGTTCGCGTGGGACGTGGCGAGCGGCAAGCAGTCGCGGCTGACGAGCATGGGGTGGAAGCGCGTCCCGCTGTCGCCGGACGGCCGGGTCATTGCCGAGCAGACGGAATCGAGCTGGCTCCGCGACCGGAACGACCCGCACGGCGGCGTCCGCCTCGTGCTGAGCGACGCGATGATGAACCGCCCGACAGTTTTCCTGGCGGGCGTGAAGTACCGGGTGGCGTGGCTCGACTACACGCCCGACGGCCACCTGCTCGGCGCGGCCCCCGACGGCTCGCTGCGGGTGTGGGACGCGGCCACCGGCGACGAGCGGCTGATGCTGGCCGGGCACGCGGCGCCGCCGACGGCCCAGGCCGTCTCACGCGACGCACAGGTGTTGGTGACGGCCGCGGCCGACGGCGTGCGGGTGTGGAGCCTGACCACGGGCAAGAAGACGGCACAGTTCGCGCTCGACGCGCCGGCGACCCATGCGGCGGCGTCGGCGGACGGGTCGCGGGTGGCGGTGGCGGGCGGCGGCCGGGTGGTACTGTGGGACGCGGCCGGCCGAAAGGAACTGGCCCGGGTGACGGGGTTCGGGCCGGTGGCGCTGAGCCCGGACGGGTCGCGGCTGGCCGCGGTGTCGGGCGCTGAGGTGCGGGTGTGGTCGGCGGACGGGGCGGCTCGGGCGGTGCTGCGGCACGCCGGACCGGTAACGGGGCTGGCCTTCGCCCCGGACGGCCGGACGCTCGCGGTGGCGACGAGCGACGTGCCGGTGACACTATGGGCGGTGAACTGA
- a CDS encoding ABC transporter permease, whose protein sequence is MSAKHILAVAGKDWRLFWADRRAAALAFVVPVVLASAFGLVFARPTADRGAPQLPVAVVVEDHSAFARAVADELLASPRFAAVEMTRAAAEAAVADRRPGVAIVLPSGFERAAAWAGERPVVELLHHPTTAAERQWAEGVLTETVMRKLARDRFGDTAALAPPFRAEATSVAGAAGGFDSYTHSFCGMTLQYLLFWGMESGLLFLRERRRGAWVRVRAAPVSLAAVLAGKALATAGIALLMIGVTFGVGRVAFGVTAAGSWLGFALLALAGCGLAAATGLLVAAVGGTEARARSVSILVILGVSMLGGLWVPAFLLPEWVRDAALALPTTWAMRGLDRVTWQGRGLAEALPYVAAVTAFASAFLALAAWRLTADERRRAAGLGA, encoded by the coding sequence GTGAGCGCGAAGCACATCCTCGCCGTGGCCGGGAAAGACTGGCGCCTGTTCTGGGCCGACCGGCGGGCCGCCGCGCTCGCGTTCGTCGTTCCCGTCGTCCTCGCGTCCGCGTTCGGCCTCGTCTTCGCGCGCCCCACCGCCGACCGCGGCGCCCCCCAACTCCCCGTCGCCGTCGTGGTCGAGGACCACAGCGCGTTCGCGCGTGCGGTCGCCGACGAGCTGCTGGCGTCGCCACGATTCGCCGCCGTGGAGATGACCCGCGCCGCCGCCGAGGCCGCGGTCGCCGACCGCCGGCCCGGCGTGGCGATCGTGCTGCCGTCCGGCTTCGAGCGTGCCGCGGCGTGGGCCGGGGAGCGGCCGGTGGTCGAACTGCTGCACCACCCCACGACCGCGGCCGAGCGCCAGTGGGCCGAGGGCGTGCTGACGGAAACCGTGATGCGGAAGCTGGCCCGCGACCGCTTCGGCGACACGGCCGCGCTGGCGCCGCCGTTCCGCGCCGAAGCCACGAGCGTGGCCGGGGCGGCCGGCGGGTTCGACTCGTACACCCACAGCTTCTGCGGGATGACGCTGCAATACCTGCTGTTCTGGGGCATGGAGAGCGGCCTGCTGTTCCTGCGCGAGCGGCGCCGCGGGGCGTGGGTCCGCGTCCGCGCCGCGCCGGTGTCGCTGGCCGCGGTGCTCGCCGGCAAGGCGCTCGCCACCGCGGGGATCGCGCTGCTGATGATCGGCGTCACGTTCGGCGTCGGCCGGGTGGCGTTCGGCGTGACGGCGGCGGGGTCGTGGCTCGGGTTCGCGCTGTTGGCGCTGGCCGGGTGCGGGCTCGCCGCGGCGACGGGCCTGTTGGTCGCGGCCGTCGGCGGCACGGAAGCGCGGGCGCGGAGCGTGAGCATCCTGGTGATCCTCGGCGTGAGCATGCTGGGCGGCCTGTGGGTGCCGGCGTTCCTGCTGCCGGAGTGGGTGCGCGACGCCGCCCTGGCGCTGCCGACGACGTGGGCGATGCGCGGCCTCGACCGCGTGACGTGGCAGGGCCGCGGGCTGGCCGAGGCGCTGCCGTACGTGGCCGCCGTGACCGCGTTCGCGTCGGCGTTCCTGGCGCTGGCGGCGTGGCGCCTGACCGCCGACGAGCGCCGCCGCGCCGCCGGGCTCGGGGCTTGA
- a CDS encoding WD40 repeat domain-containing protein: MRVLRTGAGWVLGLQFSPDARALAAYVRGQGVFLWNLDAAGPPVCISPRASDRAEGVYFTPDGRGVGWLDYDGWNVYDRDARRLSRVRLSGPGQIFRLLPGPAGDRVYTQHTFPQHALVGWRATPAGWERDWEVTTRHLNVEQLTVSPAGDQLAVLTRPTTGPKWVDKHFVLELRSAASGRVLSSAPYPWKVTGPLVVAPDGRHVVGLHGMTVVVWAAGDRGDPALVRDASRNPFYAGAFDPLSRHLFAARSDGTVHVFDAAGWGCRVRFDWGVGPLRTVAVSPDGTLAAAGNERGELVVWDVDLD; the protein is encoded by the coding sequence ATGCGGGTGCTGCGGACGGGAGCCGGCTGGGTGCTCGGGCTGCAGTTCAGCCCCGACGCCCGCGCACTCGCCGCCTACGTCCGCGGGCAGGGCGTGTTCCTCTGGAACCTCGACGCCGCCGGCCCGCCCGTGTGCATCAGCCCGCGCGCGTCCGACCGGGCCGAGGGCGTCTACTTCACCCCGGACGGCCGCGGCGTCGGCTGGCTCGACTACGACGGCTGGAACGTCTACGACCGCGACGCCCGCCGCCTGTCCCGGGTGCGACTGTCCGGCCCCGGCCAGATCTTCCGCCTCCTACCCGGCCCCGCCGGCGACCGCGTCTACACGCAACACACCTTCCCGCAGCACGCCCTCGTCGGCTGGCGCGCCACCCCCGCCGGCTGGGAGCGCGACTGGGAGGTCACCACCCGCCACCTGAACGTCGAGCAGCTCACCGTCTCGCCGGCCGGCGACCAGCTCGCCGTCCTCACCCGCCCCACGACCGGCCCCAAGTGGGTGGACAAGCACTTCGTTCTGGAGCTACGGTCGGCCGCGAGCGGGCGGGTGCTCTCCAGCGCCCCGTACCCGTGGAAGGTGACCGGCCCGCTGGTCGTGGCACCGGACGGGCGGCACGTCGTCGGCCTCCACGGCATGACGGTCGTGGTGTGGGCGGCCGGCGACCGCGGCGACCCCGCGCTGGTCCGCGACGCCTCCCGCAATCCGTTTTATGCCGGCGCCTTCGACCCGCTCAGCCGCCACCTGTTCGCTGCCCGCTCCGACGGCACCGTCCACGTGTTTGACGCCGCCGGGTGGGGCTGTCGCGTCCGCTTCGACTGGGGCGTCGGCCCGCTGCGGACGGTGGCCGTGTCGCCCGACGGCACGCTCGCCGCCGCCGGCAACGAGCGCGGCGAACTCGTCGTCTGGGACGTCGACCTGGACTGA
- a CDS encoding ABC transporter ATP-binding protein: MTAALRLQAVRARYGDRVAVAGLTLDVAAGEVVALIGPNGSGKSTTLALAAGVMTPASGTVTACGIDRAADPHGYAAKVGLVPQDGATYDELTAAQNLAFFGRLYGLGGRELRRRVARGLSRVGLSERAHDRVGTLSGGLRQRVNLAAALLHDPPILLLDEPTAALDPASRDAFLAGLTRLRDDGHAILFTTHHTDETELAADRVAVLGAGRLVACGRPGDVLRPRGREVLYARLRMPVPRFLEKGLRRELAPLAELEVTGNRLRLSADTPENLGRALARVLAEGLDLDGYRSPGGAGARAASSEKVVR, translated from the coding sequence ATGACCGCGGCCCTGCGCCTCCAGGCCGTCCGCGCCCGCTACGGCGACCGCGTTGCCGTCGCCGGCCTGACGCTGGACGTGGCGGCGGGTGAAGTCGTGGCCCTCATCGGCCCCAACGGCTCCGGCAAGAGCACGACACTCGCCCTCGCCGCCGGCGTGATGACCCCCGCGAGCGGCACCGTCACCGCGTGCGGCATCGACCGCGCCGCCGACCCGCACGGCTACGCCGCGAAGGTCGGGCTGGTGCCGCAGGACGGCGCCACCTACGACGAACTGACCGCGGCGCAGAACCTCGCCTTCTTCGGCCGCCTGTACGGCCTCGGCGGCCGCGAGCTGCGCCGCCGCGTCGCCCGCGGCCTGTCGCGCGTCGGCCTGTCGGAGCGTGCCCACGACCGCGTCGGCACGCTGTCCGGCGGCCTGCGGCAGCGCGTCAACCTCGCCGCCGCGCTGCTCCACGACCCGCCGATCCTGTTGCTCGACGAGCCGACCGCGGCCCTCGACCCCGCCAGCCGCGACGCCTTCCTCGCCGGCCTGACGCGCCTCCGCGACGACGGCCACGCCATCCTGTTCACCACGCACCACACCGACGAGACCGAACTGGCCGCCGACCGCGTCGCGGTGCTGGGCGCCGGCCGGCTGGTGGCGTGCGGCCGGCCCGGCGACGTGCTGCGGCCGCGCGGCCGCGAGGTGCTGTACGCCCGCCTACGGATGCCGGTGCCGCGCTTCCTGGAGAAGGGCCTCCGCCGCGAGCTGGCCCCCCTCGCCGAACTGGAGGTGACCGGCAACCGCCTGCGGCTGTCGGCCGACACCCCCGAGAACCTCGGCCGGGCGCTGGCCCGCGTGCTGGCCGAAGGCCTGGACCTGGACGGCTACCGCAGCCCGGGGGGGGCGGGGGCCCGGGCCGCGAGCAGCGAGAAGGTGGTGCGGTGA
- the hemC gene encoding hydroxymethylbilane synthase, with translation MNDTPLRLGTRGSPLALWQAHFIADRLRPVAAPRPVELVLIETHGDRDRATPLAAMGGFGVFTKAIQTALRDNRADAAVHSLKDLPTIPEPGLELVAVPPRGPTGDAFVSLKHRRFDALPQGGVVGTSSLRRRAMLANRRPDLTLIDLRGNVETRLRKLEENDLDAIILAEAGLVRLGLADRITEVLDATWMLPAVGQGAIGLECRSDDADTIDAVLALTDADTFARVTAERAMLAALGGGCLVPIGTTSKIDGGTLTIRGMVLSPDGRRKVSATHVGPADAPLATGQELAAMLLAEGAAELLA, from the coding sequence ATGAACGACACCCCGCTTCGACTCGGCACCCGCGGCAGCCCGCTCGCCCTGTGGCAGGCGCACTTCATCGCCGACCGCCTCCGCCCCGTCGCCGCGCCGCGGCCGGTCGAGCTGGTGCTCATCGAGACGCACGGCGACCGCGACCGCGCCACGCCGCTGGCCGCGATGGGCGGGTTCGGCGTGTTCACGAAGGCCATCCAGACGGCCCTCCGCGACAACCGCGCCGACGCCGCCGTCCACAGCCTGAAGGACCTACCCACGATCCCCGAGCCCGGCCTGGAACTCGTCGCGGTGCCGCCGCGCGGGCCGACCGGCGACGCCTTCGTGTCGCTGAAGCACCGCCGCTTCGACGCGCTTCCACAGGGCGGCGTCGTTGGCACGAGCAGCCTGCGGCGCCGGGCGATGCTGGCGAACCGGCGGCCCGACCTGACGCTGATCGACCTGCGCGGCAACGTCGAGACGCGGCTGCGGAAGCTGGAGGAGAACGACCTCGACGCCATCATCCTGGCCGAGGCCGGGCTGGTGCGGCTCGGCCTGGCCGACCGCATCACCGAGGTGCTGGACGCGACGTGGATGCTGCCGGCCGTGGGGCAGGGCGCCATCGGCCTGGAGTGCCGCAGCGACGACGCCGACACCATCGACGCCGTGCTGGCGCTGACCGACGCAGACACGTTCGCGCGGGTGACGGCCGAGCGCGCGATGCTCGCGGCGCTAGGCGGCGGCTGCCTCGTGCCGATCGGCACCACGTCGAAGATCGACGGCGGGACGCTCACGATCCGCGGCATGGTGCTGTCGCCGGACGGGCGGCGGAAGGTGTCAGCGACGCACGTCGGCCCGGCCGACGCGCCGCTGGCGACGGGCCAAGAGCTGGCCGCGATGCTGCTCGCCGAGGGCGCCGCGGAGCTGCTGGCGTGA